One Paenibacillus thermoaerophilus DNA window includes the following coding sequences:
- the csrA gene encoding carbon storage regulator CsrA: MLVLSRKKGEAILIGDDIELTVLEVEGETIKLGIKAPRDVRIFRKEIYSAIGQANREAVAGPVDAGMLKNLLRNLNKDKD, translated from the coding sequence ATGCTCGTACTCAGCCGTAAAAAGGGAGAAGCCATTCTTATCGGCGACGACATCGAATTGACGGTGCTTGAGGTCGAAGGGGAGACAATTAAGCTTGGCATCAAGGCCCCCCGGGATGTTCGCATATTCCGCAAGGAAATCTACTCCGCGATTGGTCAGGCTAACCGGGAGGCGGTAGCCGGGCCGGTGGACGCCGGCATGCTAAAGAACCTGCTTAGGAATCTAAACAAGGATAAGGATTAG